ATCAATTTTGCGCGTGGGAAAGACAACATCCAAGTCTTTAACAGAGAAATACATTTAATCGATGTGTTTCGTTCATATGCAGTAATTATTTTGGCTATTTTCATGGTGCTTATTTCGACTATCTTATTAACAATATCTGATCCGACTATACCAATTGGATCGTTAGTTTTCGAAATAACCTCTGCATTTGGAACGTGTGGCATGTCACTTGGTGTCACACCAAATCTTTCACCATTTGGCAAGGTACTTATTATGCTACTTATGTTTATCGGTCGAGTCGGTTTAATATCTTTCATTTTTACGATTGGGGGACGGGCAGAGAAAACAAAATACCATTTCCCAAAAGAACGTGTTATTATCGGATAACGCAATACGAGCCCTCTTAGGAGAGCTCGTTTTTATTTTGAGGTATCATCTATGATCGAGTGTGTTGGAGAATCGATCGTGTGCGCCGGAGAATCGATCGTGTGCGCCGGAGAATCGATCGTGTGCAACTGAGAATCGATCGTGTGCGCCGGAGAATCGATCGGGTGCGCCGGAGAATCGATCGTGTGCAACTGAGAATCGATCGTCTACGCCAGAGAATCGATCGCCTACCAACATAATCACTTGTAGAATATAAAAAAGCTGCTTCTCTATTCATCTTGATAGAGAAGCAGCTTTTGTTTCCAAATTAGAAAGTCATTAATTGTGGTTGATCGTTTCCACTAAAGTAAGCAACTAATGTAGAGGATGCCGGTTTATAATTTCCATGTTGTAGTTCGTTTAAATCTAATGAAAAATTAGTTAGCAGGGTACGTTTATGCAAATCTCTTTCAGATATTGCGGAACTAATTTCATGATTTTTCAGAAGTTCATATACATATGCGGTATTTTCATCGGATACATCTTTTGGCCACCACGGTTTTCGTGGCTGGAATTTATGATGCGTCAGATAATCTAGTTTCATTAAACTGTGCACTATATCAAGGTTTACCCCGTTTAGTGTCTGCAAAAAGCCATCCAGTCGAGTGAATAGGTCTTCTAATTGGTGTCCGATTCTAGACCAGCCTCTCGATTCCCAGTAGGTACCAAATTGTTGGAAAAAGTCGAATGGCGTGTCGAAAACATGCTCGATTAAATACGTAACGGTTTGATCAAGTCGATGTGCATTCCAGTACTTTTCTAGAACATCTTCTGCTTGTTTGATTCGCAACATATCATCAAAGCTTAAGACATTGCTGGAGAAAATTTCATACGGAGCACGGTCGACATAAGTGTATCCATACTGATCAGCTTGCATACGAAGTCCAGTTCCTCTTAGTAACTTTAAAAACCCTAATTGCAATTCTTCTGGTCTCAGGGCAAAGACATCATTAAAGGTTTCGCGGAATGATGCGTAGTCTTCTTCAGGAAGTCCGGCAATTAAATCAAGGTGCTGATCGATTTTGCCTCCATCTCTAACCATAGTGACAGTTCGAGTTAACTTGTCAAAGTTTTGTCTCCGTTTCACGAGTTCGTTTGTTAAATCATTTGTCGATTGAACGCCAATCTCAAATCGGAATAATCCTTTTGGTGCGTTATCATTCAGAAATTGAATGACTTCAGGACGCATGATATCGGCAGTTATTTCAAATTGAAAGACGACGCCAGGTAAATGTTCATCTATTAAAAACTGAAACATTTCCATGGCATAGCTTCTACTAATATTAAATGTACGATCGACAAATTTAATCGTTTTTGCGCCATTTTTCATCAAATATCGAATATCCGATTTCACTGTTTCTCGGTTGAAATAACGTACCCCGACTTCAATAGAGGATAAACAAAATTGACATGAGAATGGGCATCCTCGGCTCGTTTCAATATAGACAATACGTTTGCTTAACTCAGCCACATCTTCTTCTAAACGATGTGGGGAGGGGGCAGTTCGTAAATCTAGTTTTGGACCTTGAGGATGTATTTTACATTTTCCATCTACCAAGTAGGCAAGTCCGTTCACTTGTTCTATTGGTAATTTTCCATGCATATAATGCAAAAATTGAAGAAAGGACAACTCTCCCTCACCCATTAGGACAAAATCAATAAAAGGATTCGATTTTAACCAGTAGTGTGTGTCATAACTCACTTCCGGACCACCAAGAATAATCGTCGTATTCGGTAGAACTTCCTTCAACATTTCGGCAACTTTCAACGTCTCTTCGATATTCCATATATAACAGCTAAATCCGACAATATCTGGCTTGCGTTGATAAATATCCGAAACAATATTCATGGAAGGATCTTTAATTGTATACTCGATAATCTGAGGATTGTAATGTGGGGTAACTCCTACCTTTAAACATCTCAAGGCAAGATTAGTGTGAATATATTTCGCGTTTAAGGTGGTTAACAAAATTTTCATTTTACCATGTTCACTCCATTCATGCATTTCTTCATTTTAGCAGGGATTATGAATTCAAACAATATGAGTCCATGTACCTATTCATTTTTAGGAGCAGTATGAAATAATCAAAACTAGGTGCAATTTTCTTAATTTTCCTTTTTCTTGATTTTAATACGAAGGTAGTGAATGCAGTTGTTAGGGAATAAAATGTATCAAACTTTCGATTTTTTGTTCCAAGATATTAGGGATCCCGTTGCTGTTATTGGACAAGACTTACAAGTTAAAATTTATAATATTGCTGCAGGAAAAGAGTTCGGTGATAGAATCAAGGTAAATAAACCACTCCGCCTTTGTAAAAGTCAACAAGACAACATGATTTCTTTTATTGCAGATATGAAAAAACCAGAGAAAGAAATATGCTCATGTTCGTTTACGGATACGGTAAACAACATGGACTATTTAATCGAAGGTATTTTTCAGTCATCTCAAGAATATTTTGTCCTTCGTTTTCGAAATAAAAAAGAAGTGAAGCAAAATCGTCGTGTTTATCCATTTCCCCTTAGCTTTGAAGCCATTATGAATGCCTCACCAAGTGGTATTATTGTCACTGCAAAAGATGGACAAATTATCAAGATGAACCATGTGGTTGAGAAACTTCTAGGGATTCCTATTGCTAAGCTATCTGGTAAATCCGATCAATTATTGATGCGGTTATTTCCAGAAGAAAAAATGGAAACATTTCACTTTTTTCAACTGTTGTCACAGCATAAGTTAGCAGAAATGACACGAAAGTATTGTCATCCGAATGGACAAATATATTATCTTGAATTTTCTACGCATTACAATGAAGAACTAAATTCGTATGTGACGATTTTACGAGATCGTTCGTCTCAAATGAAAAAAGAACTGGATTTAACGCATAAGGACTCCTTATCAACGCTGGGTGAAATGGCGGCGAGTATTGCTCATGAAATTCGTAATCCTCTTACGTCTCTAAAAGGATTTACGAAATTGATAGAGGATGCCATTCATGATGACGGAAAACCTTATTTAGATATCATCCATAGTGAGATTGAGCGCATGGAATCGATTTTAAATGAATTTCTAATATTATCGAAACCGAAAAATCGATCGTTTCACTTCGTGTCGATTTCGACGATTGTGGAACAAATTATCGAGTTTATGACGCCACAAGCGAACATGAATAATGTTCAAATTACGTACGAATGTCAAAATAAAGAAGCGGATTGTATTCTAGGTGAAGAAGCGGAAATTAAGAAAGTGTTTATTAACATGATTAAAAATGCAATTGAAGTGATGAAGAGTGGGGGACACTTGAGAGTCTCACAAAAACTCACAGAACATCAACAAGTGAAGTTAACGTTCCAAGATGAAGGGTGTGGCATGAGTAAAGAAGTGATGGAAAAAGTCTTCACTGCTTTTTATACAACGAAGGAACAAGGAACTGGTTTAGGACTTTCACATGCCTATCAAACGATGAAAGAACATGATGGATCTATTGAAGTGGAAAGTGAAGTTGGAAAGGGTTCCGCGTTTCATCTTTATTTTCCGGTTTATCAGTTCGGCAAAGAAGAAATGGAGCAGAATCTGACAAAACCAATGACCGTTCACTCTTGGGTGTAGTATACTTAAATCGATGAAAAGATTTAAGAATTTAGGTGATCTCATGAGAAACGAAGAAATATCCCAATCATTAAAACTGTTTATCGTATTATCTAGAGCGTATAAAGCACTCCATGAAAATACAAACCATTTTTTTCAAGAAAATGGTATGAACCCGACAGAATTTGCTGTAATGGAATTGCTTTATCATAAGGGACAAC
The Paenisporosarcina cavernae genome window above contains:
- a CDS encoding B12-binding domain-containing radical SAM protein, whose translation is MKILLTTLNAKYIHTNLALRCLKVGVTPHYNPQIIEYTIKDPSMNIVSDIYQRKPDIVGFSCYIWNIEETLKVAEMLKEVLPNTTIILGGPEVSYDTHYWLKSNPFIDFVLMGEGELSFLQFLHYMHGKLPIEQVNGLAYLVDGKCKIHPQGPKLDLRTAPSPHRLEEDVAELSKRIVYIETSRGCPFSCQFCLSSIEVGVRYFNRETVKSDIRYLMKNGAKTIKFVDRTFNISRSYAMEMFQFLIDEHLPGVVFQFEITADIMRPEVIQFLNDNAPKGLFRFEIGVQSTNDLTNELVKRRQNFDKLTRTVTMVRDGGKIDQHLDLIAGLPEEDYASFRETFNDVFALRPEELQLGFLKLLRGTGLRMQADQYGYTYVDRAPYEIFSSNVLSFDDMLRIKQAEDVLEKYWNAHRLDQTVTYLIEHVFDTPFDFFQQFGTYWESRGWSRIGHQLEDLFTRLDGFLQTLNGVNLDIVHSLMKLDYLTHHKFQPRKPWWPKDVSDENTAYVYELLKNHEISSAISERDLHKRTLLTNFSLDLNELQHGNYKPASSTLVAYFSGNDQPQLMTF
- a CDS encoding PAS domain-containing sensor histidine kinase: MQLLGNKMYQTFDFLFQDIRDPVAVIGQDLQVKIYNIAAGKEFGDRIKVNKPLRLCKSQQDNMISFIADMKKPEKEICSCSFTDTVNNMDYLIEGIFQSSQEYFVLRFRNKKEVKQNRRVYPFPLSFEAIMNASPSGIIVTAKDGQIIKMNHVVEKLLGIPIAKLSGKSDQLLMRLFPEEKMETFHFFQLLSQHKLAEMTRKYCHPNGQIYYLEFSTHYNEELNSYVTILRDRSSQMKKELDLTHKDSLSTLGEMAASIAHEIRNPLTSLKGFTKLIEDAIHDDGKPYLDIIHSEIERMESILNEFLILSKPKNRSFHFVSISTIVEQIIEFMTPQANMNNVQITYECQNKEADCILGEEAEIKKVFINMIKNAIEVMKSGGHLRVSQKLTEHQQVKLTFQDEGCGMSKEVMEKVFTAFYTTKEQGTGLGLSHAYQTMKEHDGSIEVESEVGKGSAFHLYFPVYQFGKEEMEQNLTKPMTVHSWV